GCTGCCTTTGCTCTGCCATAGAAGTGGGGAAAGGATCCCGGAGCAGGAGACGATCGCAGTCACCTCACAGGCACCGCGCTGGGTCCTGGGGTGACACCCATGCGCtcccacaaaaccccacacagcccccaaagccagctctgctttcccaaccagccccagcacaggtgGGAAAAGGTGCAGTGACCCCCAGGATGTGCCCACTGGGAATGTGGATCACGGGAAGATCCAGGAGTGAGGGTTTAGGCAGTGGGGACTGAGATCCCCAGGCTGGTTTGGGGAAGGTACCAGCCCCAAATgcctttttctccccaaattCTTATTTGATCATGACAAGGCAGATGGATGTGAtctccctaaaaaaaaaaatgtgccgAGAGAAagggatattgggaagaaaattaGGGAATAACCCACCAGGAAGCTGTGATTCACCTCCAAAAATTTCGAGGATGCGATGTCCCGCGAGCGGCTGCACGGGTTAATTTATTTAGAGCCAGGTTTGCGAAGTTTCCCTGGAtctaaataaatacaggaataaGGGGTGAATCCTCCCACCTTCCAAACCCCCCTTTttgtccagccctgggacaAATGTCCCTCTTTGcatcccagctcccatcccaaaatccaAGTCCGATATTGAGCCGAGCTCAGGCTGCTCAAAAACCCTCGGGTCACACAAGACACTAAAAAAAGCCggaaaaagatgaagaaaaagggGAGTAAAGTTTAGGGATGCAGAAAAGGCAAGAGCAGAGGGTCGTGGAGTCACAGGCACCCCACAAATCCCAGGAAAAGCCTGAGGGTTACATGAGCACGGCAGAGATTTATGGAAGCGGCAAGAGGGGAACGCACCACAGCTTGGGGATCTGCCACAGCTAAGCCTGGGCAAAAATACAGGACAGAAAATACAcctaaatactaaaaaaatcacataaaacGCACAAAAAATATGTTGGACCAAGAGTTGTGTTGGAATTTGTCCCGCTGAGtctgggaaaagctgcagccGTGCTTGGGGTTTGCGGTAAAGGGAGAAATATCCTTAAAAACAGtcccaaaaacccccaaaatctcAGTAAAATTCCAGCCCAAAAGCTTGGATTAGGGAAGGTGTAGGCTTGGTTTGTTAAGGGGTcctttttttacttaaaaatttaaGAGGGAGAAGCcgaaagaggaaagaaaaataatttattaccGTTGAAAATCAAGCCAGCGGCTCATCGGGATGGTGTCGGACCAGCTGGAACCAAACTGGATCCGGTGactttccagcagctgcagggacgAAGGTCTCCAGGACCctccagccaggaaaagaaaaccaaaaacacccAGAACCcggctgaaaaaaaaacaaaacaaaccacaagaaaaaaaaaaaaaaaaaaaaggcaggaaaagtgAAAAGCCGGAGTTCAATGGGGCAGAGGCGACACTCAACACCGGACTTATCTCAGCGGGAGCTTGGGGAATGTTTTGCATCAGCACCGGGAATCGAAGGGAAGAATAAAcaacccccaaacaaaaccccgATGCTACGGGACCGCCCAAAAGTTGAGAGAAAACCCGACCCAGGCTCTAGTTGAATATAAGTTTTTATCTTGATGCAACATCGTTAAAACCGTCACAAATCGAAACAACAGGTCGTTAAAAACACTTCGCACGATCAGTCCCTAAAATGCACCAGGCTCCCAAGCTCGCTTTGTCCGCAGGACCCTTTTgtttccccccccccaaatttgttttttaaatttttttttctccttttttaaataagcaactcgttaaaaaacaaacaaacaaaccctcccCGCTCCTCCGCGCAGGATCGGTCCCGCTTTCGCTCCAACGATTGCACGAATTCttaatcctctttttttctctcgttTCCACAACAAATAATGTGCATTTTCTTGCcgtctgtttttgtttttttttttttctccaaacatCGAGgttaaaataagatttttccGTTTCCCGAGggttaataaataaatctggTGCATAGTGAGATAGCAGCCAACCGTTTGCAGTCCATATATTACTATATTGCCTTTCAGGTCACCCTAAAATTGTTacctcttcccctccctcccctccccactaTTTTTAAGAGCATAGATAATTTTAAATCTCTATAAAACAGTATTATTTCACCCAATCGATTCCTGTATATAGTGCATTCGGCTTCTTCCCAACATCGTTAAATTAACTCGGATATTATTTGCATGCTATTACATACAAACTTTTAAGACTcgtgtatttttttttctcttttctaaaggattttagggtttttttgttggtttttcttttttttcttcgTTTTCTTTTTCTCGTAAATCACCAAGCAAAATATAGgctcaaggaaaaataaaaagaaaagaaaaaaaaaaaaaaaaaggcaaaaccgAACTAATTTTCTACATATTTACAAGGGTGAATAAGTTAAATGTGGCTCAGGTTTGCCAGCCGGGAATGGGGGGTGGGCGGAGGGGTCGGGCAGGGCGCAGCGCTGCCGGGGACCCCCCCGGCCGATCAGTGGGGATCCCTCGAAGAATAAAAATCCCAATGGAGGGGAAAACCCGCAGGAAAAGGTGGGGAGAAGCCACCTGGATGGCGCTGATGCTCCCGGGAAGGGGGGCGGGTGGCCGTACACGTCCCGCATGCAGGGCTGCCCCCCACTCCCCCACCCCGGGACCCCCCACCCCGAGTCCCGATGGGTGGGTGCGTGGTAGGAGAGAGTTCAACTTCCCCTCCCCAAAATTTCAGTGGGGACTTttcataatattattttttcctttttttttttttttttttaatataagcgGCGGGTTTGCTCTCCCCGCATGAGGCAAAAACCAAAAAGGGGgatcccaccccatcccaccagcCCGGCTCACATGAAGAAGTCAGCGGTGGCTTTCGGGGCGGCGGATGGGGAGGGTTCCCTCGGGAAGCCCCGGCCGGCCAacttctcatatttttctttgtacagATCCCTTTCCTTGGCCAAGCGGGTCACCTCCTGCTTGAGCTGCTCCACCTGGCTCTGCAGTTGGCATTTCTCGTTCTCCAAGATGTGCCTTTGCTGGACCCGCTTGTAGCGGCAGGATTGAGCGTAGCCTCGGTTCTTCAAGGTCCTCCTCTTCTGCTTGAGACGAATCACCTCCTCCTTGCTGAAGCCCCGCAGCTGCCGGTTCAGCTCCCGCACGGACATACTCACCAGCTGATCGTCGGAGAACCGGTCCTCCAGGCGTaggtggtgatgatgatggtggtgatggCCGGGATGGTGATGGGCGGCCGGCGGCAGCTCCTCACCCCCGAAGGGTTGAGGTCGGAAGGGCTCGTACCCttggtggtgatgatgatgatggtgaggGGCACCGATCAACGCCTCCACCGCGTCCTCCGGCGTCAGGTTGAGAGCTTCGGGGTTGAGGTGATGCTGGTAACCCGACATCCAGtacagctcctccagctgctgtttggaGCCCAGGGAAGCGGCGGTGGTAGCCGGGGGACCGGGGGCCGGTTGCCCACCGGGGCTGGGAGCGCAGAAGCTGGGCGAGGAAGGCACGGAGGAGCAGGGCGTGCTGAGCGGGGTGGACGACAGGGACCCGGCGGGCAGGCGGTGGCACAGCCGCTCCGCCTCCGCCGGCTCCTTCTTCACCTCGAACTTCATCAGGTCGAAATCGTTCACGTACTCGATGGCGAGGGGGCTCGTGGGCAGCTCCGCGCTCATGGCCAGCTCCGAGGCCATCTCAGTCCATGTGGAGGGACCGGGGGGGAAGCCCCCGAGCACCGCCGCTCACCGAGGGTCCCGCGGGCTCCGGCGCAAGCGGCTGCCCAGACCGGACTCCGGGACCCTCCGATGCGGCTTTGCCGTGGGGTTCAGCGGGGCTCCGGGACCCTCCGGCGGGGCTCCGCTGTAGGGCTCAGCCGGGCTCCGGGAACTCCCGACGGGACTTGGCGGTGGGATTCAGCCGCGTTACGGGACCTTCTGACGGGGCTCTGCGGTGGCGTTCAGCGGGGCTCCGGGACGCTCCCACCGGGATTCGCTGCAGGACTCCGGGACGCTCCGATGGGACTTTGCGGGGAGGTTCAGCGGCGTCCGAGATGAGGCTCTGCTGAGGGGCTCAGCCGGGCTCCGGGACCCTCTGCTGAGGGGCTCAGCCGGGCTCCGGGACCCTCTGCTGAGGGGCTCAGCCGGGCTCCGGTGCTCGCCTCCGCCGGGACTTTGCGGTGCGCTTCAGCCGGGCTCCGGCACGGGGCTCCGGGACCCCCAGCCGGGGCTCCGCTGCGGGTTGCGGGGCAGCCACCTCTCTCCGTCGGGGCTCCGCTCCGCAgccgggctctgctgctgggctccGCTCCGCAGCCGGGCTCCGGGACCGTCCTCCGGCCGCCACGGCTCTGCGCTCGGGCCGGGCGGGCTCCGCCGCTGCCTGCGGCCGGTTCCCAATGGCGAGGAGCGGGCAGCGCCCTGCCCGCCCCTTCCTGCCTCCCCTGGCACCTGCCCCGGCCCCACCTCCCCGGGCTCCGAgccttctcctgcctcctcctgctcccgcCGGGACACGGCGCCCTGGGGGCGGGGGCCGCTCCCCTGCCCGCCCCTACCCGCGaccggcgccgccgccgccgggagCTCAATGGAACTCGCCGCTTTTTATACGGGGAAAGCGAGGCACGGCCCCTCCCACTGGGGCGAGGCTAAGCTCTTCCAGCCTATCAGCACCCCGACAGCCCGCTTAGATTTGCATATCCCCATGGCAACGCCCCCGGGCAGCTGTCAATCTCGGGGGGGTGGAAATGCTCCGGGTCCCCCCCGGACCCTCTCGGCTCCCGCATCCCAACGTGGGGCTTCATCTCCCGCCCTCCGCCCTGAACTGAGCATGGAGTGGGGAGAAACATCCTAGAAATACTAATTCCCTACTCCCCCAAAATGGGAAATACCCAAAAGGAGTTACTGAGCCTAAATGAGGTTTGGTGCCACCTCGCTGAGGGACCACAGCATCAGAATGCAGCCCCTTCCCAATCTCAGGAATAGCCTAGGATCCTTTTCGGAGCACTTCCATCCTTGTAGAAAgtcaaataaatataattttgtggatttttctggattttccaTAAACTGTTGGCAATCAGGGAGCAGCCACGTGCACCTCTGTGCTCCAGCGCTGCCTCTGGTTTAGGAGGTGGCAGCGCACCTAGCACAGGTGACATCCACACCTGACACATGAAGGGGAGTGTCACCAGATGGAGGGGCAGGATTGCCATCCCAGCACCTGGAAAAGCTCTCAGTGGCACCCAGAGGAAGCTGGTcagggggttttgggggtgcTCATGCCACCAACCAGCCTGGGTAAGGCCCTGGCTGGcatgtggctgtgctgctccatctGCAACCTCAcggctgctgcagcctgggaggaACAGGactgggaaactgaggcacggggcAGTCACCATGGAGTGATCCCACCTAATCCCAAGGGATGAGCAGGTTCATCCCATCATCAGAGGATGGCAACACCCACCCACTCATCCCCTCGGGGTCCAGGATTGTTTGTCACACGCAGGATGAATCCTGGGTCCCACTGCATCCCAACCCAGCTGCATCCCACCCTACTGCATCCCACAGGATGTGGGGGTGACGTTCCCCTCATCCAGTCAATGGCTGCTTGGGgacttggggacaggggacactgCTCTCCACGGCTGCTAACTGGCCCTTCAGATGTAGGGtcaaattaatgcaaaaaagGTGTTTTGTGAGGATGAAAACATTTATCCCGTTGCAACCCCAGCAATTAAAATCCCACATTATTGCTTCTGCTGGATGTGGCCTCTGGGGAGAGTCCATCTTTCTGCTGCTAATTGAGTCAGGGGAAGGGGGCATTTATTCCCCTTGGGAAGGGTCATGGATGCAGGCAAAGCTCTAAACACGACCTCCATTCCCTGCTGATCCTGGATGTTATCCCATATTGGACACAGATATCCCATTTTGGAGACCCCAAACTTGGGCACGACTTGAGGGAGGAGgcaaagaagtggaaaaaaaaaaaaacaaccctttttGTGGGGGTGGTTTTAATCCTTTTGGCTTCATTGTGTCACCCTAAATCCATCATCATCCCACCTGTGTAGTGGGACACCGGGATTCCACACCGGGAAAAGACGGGGTGCCACCTCCTTTCCCCTGGCACCACGTTCCTCCCCGGAGCTGCTCCACCTTGGgggcaccagcagctgccaccagtgctgggacaggagccACCAAGGGATTAGGAGCGGGCCAGGCTCCAATGGGGCCGTGGCTCCCCAGCGACACCCCCGGGGGTATTTTTAGGAAATGCCCATGGCATGTCCCCAACCCTCCCTGCCGCGCCGGGCCCGTCAGCTAAGTTTACTCACAGGCGGTCAAGTGACATAACCAGGTTGGTGGCCTCGGGATGGTGGCAGGATGGCGTCACCTTTCACTTTTAGAGCTCGTGTGCCCCATCACCCCTTGGAGCAGGGCCGGGTGCCCACCTGGggctgcctcagtttccctggaTGGCACACGGCTCCCAGTTGGGGTGTTGGTGgcttggggacagggacac
The sequence above is drawn from the Parus major isolate Abel chromosome 2, Parus_major1.1, whole genome shotgun sequence genome and encodes:
- the MAFA gene encoding transcription factor MafA is translated as MASELAMSAELPTSPLAIEYVNDFDLMKFEVKKEPAEAERLCHRLPAGSLSSTPLSTPCSSVPSSPSFCAPSPGGQPAPGPPATTAASLGSKQQLEELYWMSGYQHHLNPEALNLTPEDAVEALIGAPHHHHHHHQGYEPFRPQPFGGEELPPAAHHHPGHHHHHHHHLRLEDRFSDDQLVSMSVRELNRQLRGFSKEEVIRLKQKRRTLKNRGYAQSCRYKRVQQRHILENEKCQLQSQVEQLKQEVTRLAKERDLYKEKYEKLAGRGFPREPSPSAAPKATADFFM